A stretch of the Vagococcus xieshaowenii genome encodes the following:
- a CDS encoding DUF916 and DUF3324 domain-containing protein has translation MKRINIFLIVLVGFLIVIPSKSYAIQAQYSVETILPENQIDKNVSYFSMRMKPKQEQDIALSIHNSGNEKLNLIVEPHNAFTNGNGVIVYNEEKDLDKSLKYPFTKLVSKKQEVQINPRESKVVTFSIKMPNEIFDGMILGGLRVYKDDSNDIKETKSVQIRNKIEYEISVKLTETDNYIKPNINLIDVFPGLDNYNTSIFTKLQNNTATVIENLSVDTKIFKQNTKQPIYTLKKEKMRMAPNSNFDLAVRTGNKELKPGKYIAKITAQSNDYKWDLTKEFEIKKVDAKKYNNDAVNIEETSNINFYLLLLLTVLIVLLLLILLTVLLKKRSKD, from the coding sequence ATGAAAAGGATTAATATTTTTTTAATAGTTTTAGTTGGATTTTTAATAGTTATTCCTAGTAAAAGCTATGCGATACAAGCTCAGTATAGTGTGGAAACTATATTGCCAGAGAATCAAATTGATAAGAATGTTTCATATTTCTCCATGCGAATGAAGCCTAAACAAGAGCAGGATATTGCGTTGTCCATTCATAACAGTGGAAATGAAAAATTAAATTTAATAGTTGAACCGCATAATGCATTCACTAATGGTAATGGAGTCATTGTTTACAACGAAGAAAAGGATTTAGATAAAAGTTTAAAATATCCTTTTACCAAACTAGTTTCTAAAAAGCAGGAGGTACAGATTAATCCAAGGGAAAGTAAGGTGGTAACTTTTTCTATAAAAATGCCTAATGAAATATTTGATGGGATGATATTAGGGGGCTTGCGGGTTTATAAAGATGATTCAAACGATATAAAAGAAACAAAATCTGTACAAATAAGAAACAAAATAGAGTATGAAATCTCTGTTAAATTAACGGAAACTGATAACTATATTAAACCCAATATAAATTTAATAGATGTTTTCCCAGGTTTAGATAACTATAATACGTCGATTTTTACAAAACTTCAAAACAATACGGCAACAGTAATTGAAAATTTATCTGTGGATACCAAAATATTCAAACAAAACACTAAGCAACCAATTTATACGTTGAAAAAAGAGAAAATGAGGATGGCGCCCAATTCTAATTTTGATTTAGCTGTCAGAACAGGAAATAAAGAACTGAAACCTGGAAAATATATCGCCAAGATTACAGCACAATCTAATGATTATAAGTGGGATTTAACTAAAGAATTCGAAATAAAGAAAGTTGATGCGAAAAAATATAACAACGATGCAGTGAATATTGAAGAGACTTCGAATATTAATTTTTATTTATTGTTGTTATTAACGGTGTTAATCGTATTACTACTCTTAATATTACTGACAGTACTATTAAAGAAAAGAAGTAAAGATTAA